The sequence aatcaacgtacatagaaatgcaatttttactagatgtaatgccttagaacatattatttgtgattataatacacttttcaaacttttctgttaaagatgagtttatctagtttacagtttagtctcagaaatcaatttccgacttataacgaagtgggtggacttttttgagttaacgtatataaaattgaacatttttatgaactctttctttttgtgttggttttgtctttctatttcattcaagttacatgaaattcgttaggatttggattagttctgcatggtctttcatcctttttctattgttaaatttgacttccttcatattttcttgaacaaacgtacataaaaatgcaatttttactagatgtaatgcgttagaacatattatttgtgctTACAGtaaatttttcaaagtttttctgctaaagatgagtttatctagtttacaatttagtctcagaaatcaatttccgacttataacgaagtgtctaGTCTTTTTTgcgttaacttatataaaattcaacatttttatgaactctttctttttgtgttggcattctctttctatttgattcaagatggatgaaatttgttaggatttggattagttctgcttggtatttcatccttcttctattgtgaaatttgcttcctttcatattttcttgaatcaacgtacataaaaatgcaatttttactagatgtaatgccttagaacatattaattgtgattataatacatttttcaaacttttctgttaaagatgagtttatctagtttacaattaatctcagaaatcaattttcgacttataacgaagtgtgtagacttttttgagttagcgtatataaaattcaacatttttatgaactctttctttttgtgttggctttgtctttctatttgattcaaatagatgaaatttgttagaatttggattagttctggcaggtctttcatccttcttctatggtgaaattttccttcctttatattttcttgaatcaacgtacatagaaatacaatgtttactagacgtaatgccttaaaacatattatttgtaattacaatacatttttaaattttttttttgttaaagatgagtttatctagtttacaatttagtctcataaatcaacttccgacttataacgatgtgtgtagacttttttgagttaacggatataaaattcaacattttatcaactctttctttttgtgttgtctttctctttctatttgattcaagaaagatgaaatttgttaggatttggattagttctgcttggtctttcatccttcttctattgtgaaatttgacttccttcatattttcttggatcagcgtacatagaaatgcaatttttactagacgtattgccttagaacatattaattgtaattacaatacatttttcaaactttttctgctaaagatgggtttatctagtttataatttagtctcagaaatcaatttccgatttataacgaagtgtgtagacttttttgagttaacgtaaataaaattcaccctttttatgaactctttcttcttgtgttggctttgtctttctatttgattcaagatagaagaaatttgttaggatttggattagttcttcttggtctttcgtccttcttctattgtgaaatttgacttccttcatattttcttgaatcaacgtacatagagatgcaatttttactagatgtaatgccttataacatattaattgtgattacaatacatttttcaaactttttctgttaaagatgagtttatctagtttaaaatttagtctcaagaatcaacttccgacttataatgatgtgtggtgacttttttgagttaacgtatataaattcaacatttttatcaactctttctttttgtgttggctttctctttctatttgattcaagaaagatgaaatttgttaggatttggattagttctgcttggtctttcatccttcttctattgtgaaatttgacttccttcatattttcttggatcagcgtacatagaaatacaatttttactagacgtattgccttagaacatattaattgtaattacaatacatttttcaaactttttctgctaaagatgagtttatctagtttataatttagtctcagaaatcaatttccgatttataacgaagtgtgtagacttttttgagttaacgtaaataaaattcaccctttttatgaactctttcttcttgtgttggctttgtctttctatttgattcaagatagaagaaatttgttaggatttggattagttcttcttggtctttcgtccttcttctattgtgaaatttgacttccttcatattttcttgaatcaacgtacatagagatgcaatttttactagatgtaatgccttataacatattaattgtgattacaatatttttttcaaactttttctgttaaagatgagtttatctagtttaaaatttagtctcaagaatcaacttccgacttataatgatgtgtggtgacttttttgagttaacgtatataaattcaacatttttatcaactctttctttttgtgttggctttctctttctatttgattcaagaaagatgaaatttgttaggatttggattagttctgcttggtctttcatccttcttctattgtgaaatttgacttccttcatattttcttggatcagcgtacatagaaatacaatttttactagacgtattgccttagaacatattaattataattacaatacatttttcaaaaattttctgttaaagatgagtttatctagtttacaatttagtctcagaaatcaacttccgacttataatgatgtgtgtagacttttttgagttaacgtatataaaattcaacatttttatcaactctttctttttgtgttggctttatcgttctatttgattcaagaaagatgaaatttgttaggatttggattagttctgcttggtatttcatcatttttctattttgaaatttgacttccttcatattttcttggatgaaCGTAAATAGAAAtacaatatttactagacgtattgccttagacatattaattgtaattacaatacatttttcaaactttttctgctatagatgagtttatctagtttacaatttagtctcagaatcaatttcacttataacaaagtgtgtagacttttttaagttaacgtaaataaaattcaaaacttttatgaactctttcttcttgtgttggctttgtctttatatttgattcaagatagataaaatttgttaggatttggattagttttgcttggtctttcatccttcttctattgtgaaatttaacttccttcatattttcttggatcaacgtacatagaaatgcaatttttactatacgtgctgccttagaacatattaattgtaattacaatatatttttcaaactttttttgttaaagatgagtttatctagtttacaatttagtctcagcagtcaatttccgacttataacgaagtgtgtagacttttttgagttaacgtatataaaattcaatatttttatgaattctttctttttgtattggctttgtcttttaattttattcaaatagatgaaatttgttagaattaggattagttctgcctggtctttcacccttcttctattgtgaaatttgacttccttcatattttcttgaacgtacataaaaatgcaatttttactagacgtaatgccttagaacatattatttgtgattacagtaaatttttcaaactttttctgttaaagatgagtttatatagtttaaaatttagtttcagaaatcaatttcagaattataacgaagtgtgtagacttttttcagttaacgtatataaaattcaacatttttatgaactctttctttttgtgttggttttgtctttctatttcattcaagatacatgaaatttgttaagatttgtgttagttctgcatggtatttcatccttcttctattgtgaaatttgacttctttcatattttcttgaatcaacgtacacagaaatgcaatttttactagagctattgccttagaacatactaattgtaattacaatacatttttcaaactttttctgttaaagatgagcttatctagtttacaatttagtctcagaaatcaatttacgacttataactaagtatgtagacttttttgagttaacgtaaataaaattcaacatttttatgaactctttctttgtgtgttggctttgtctttctatttgattcatgatagatgaaatttgttaggatttgtattagttctggctggtctttcatccttcttcgattgtgaaatttgacttccttcatattttcttgaatcaacgtacatagaaatgcaatttttactagatttaatgccttagaacatattatttgtgattacaatacacttttcaaactttttctgttaaagatgattttatctagtttacaatttagtttcagaaatcaatttccgacttataacgatgtgtgtatacttttttgagtttacgtatataaaattcagcatttttatgaactctttctttttgtgttggctttctctttctatttgattcaagatagatgtaatttgtttggatttggattagttctgcatggtctttcatccttcttctattgtgaaatttgacttccttcatattttcttggatcaacgtacatagaaatataatttttactagagctattgcctttgaacatattaattgtaattacaatacatttttcaaactttgtctgttaaagatgagtttatctagtttacaatttagtctcagaaatcaatttctgacttataatgaagtgtgtagacttttttgatttaatgtaaataaaatttaacatttttatgaactctttcgttttgtgttggctttgtctttctatttgattcaagatagatgaaattcgttaggatttggattagttctgcttggtctttcgtccttcttctattgtgaaatttgacttccttcatatgttcttgaatcattttttttgataagtcaaaaatttgtattaatagataacaaaatttacaaatagtaatttacaagaaaagaggtcacaacaaCCCAAAAAACTTGTAAACTATTTGAAACGATAATAAGAAACATTCGGATATTCAACTGAATTTAATAAAGGTGGTCTTCCAACATAATGTACTCCCACTTCATTAGCAAGTAGACAACCGCGCTTGGCCGTTTTATCTGCTGCAAAATTCGCCTCCCTAAAAGTGTGGATGAACCTTATAGACACATAATGCCTACAAATTGCCAACCATCTACTCCTTGAAAACCAAGGGATAGAAGAATTTTTGAAAGCTTCAACCACGCTAAAAGAATCTGATCGCACACAAATACGCTCAAAACCCCATTGCATAGCCCACTCCAACCCAACAATAATTCCATAAAGTTCAGCCAAAAAATTTGTGGTAACTCCAAGGCCAATACTCATAGCTCCGATAACTGCACAATTTGCGTCCCTAGCCACCACTCCCGCTCCTACAATGCCTGGGTTACCCCGCGCCGCGCCATCACAACAGATCTGGAGTTCGTTCTCATCTGGAGGCTGCCAAAAAACCTCCACCGGTTGCTGGTGCTTGACACTCCTATGGACCACTCGAAAATAATCAAGCAGCAAAACGTCTTCAGCACAATTTTGCATATATCCCCTAAGCCGAATAAAATATTCTTGAATTAGCTTTACCACCCTCTTGAAAAATAAACTCCAGCTAGGTTGTTGACGTTGAAAAACAACCCTATTACGTGCTGCCCACAGCTCAGACCTGATAACAAGATTGGCAAGTCTCCACAGATCGCGAATCATAGTACTCCTTCCTTGCGCTGCTTTACAAGACACCACAAGATTATCATTAGGCGTTAAATTAAAAACATCATCTATCCAGTTCCAAGCGCGGCCAGCAAAGCTGTAATGGAAAAGGATATAGTCTAGAGATTTTTACGCAACTCCACACAAGCTACAACGACTTGCAAGCTGAATTTTGAATCTGGATTGGAGAATATCATACGTTGCACAAGCATTACGCATGAATTTCCAATTTAGGGCAGCCAATGTAGGGTGAACTTCTTTCCTCCATAAAATAGCAGCGCCATCAAACTTGGGATATTTCTGACGAATTAATTCTTTCGCAGAACTGACAATCAAATCACCTTTGAACTCCGGCATCCATATGCGTACATCACCACCACCAATGGGTGTAGAAATTGGcatatgttcttgaatcaacatacatagaaatgtaatttttactagacgtactgccttagaacatattaattgtgattacaatacattttttaaactttttatgttgaagatgagtttatctagtttacaatttagtctcagaaatcaacttccgacttataacaaagtgtgtagactttttttgagctaacgtataaaaaattcaacatttttaggaactccttatttttgtattggctttgtctttcaatttgattcaaatagatgaaattttttagaatttggattaattctggctggtctttcatccttcttctattgtgaaatttgacctccttcatattttcttggatcaacgtacatagaaatgcaatttttactagacgtattgccttagaacatattaattgtaattacaatacatttttcaaactttttctgctaaagatgagtttatctagtttacaatttagtcttagaaatcagcttccgacttataacgaagtgtgtagacttttttgagttaacgtaaataaaattcaaaaattttatgaactctttcttcttgggttggctttgtctttctattttattcaagatagataaatttgttaggatttggattagttctggctggtctttcatcttcttctattgtgaaatttgacttccttcatattttcttgaatcaacgtacataaaaatgcaatttttactagacgtaatgccttagaacatattatttttgattacaatacatttctcaaactttttctgttaaagatgagtttatctggtttacaatttagtttcagaaatcaatttcagacttataacgaagtgtgttgacttttttgagttaacgtatataaaattcaacatttttatgaactctttatttttgtgttggttttgtctttctatttcattcaagatacatgaaattttttaggatttggattagttctgcatggcctttcatccctcttccattgtgaaatttgacttccttcatattttgttgaatcaacgtacatagaaatgcaatttttactagagctatttccttagaacatagtaattgtaactaaaatacatttttcaaactttttctgttaaagatgagtttatctagtttacaatttagtctcagcaatcaatttccgacttataacgaagtgcgtagacttttttgagttaagttataaaattcaacatttttatgaagtctttctttttatgttggctatgtctttccatttgattcaagattagatgaaatttgttaggatttggattagtacttcttggtctttcatccttcttctattgtgaaatttggtttctttcatattttcttgaatcaacgtacgtagaaatgcaatttttaatagacgtaatgccatagaacatattatttgtgattataatacatttttcaaactttttcggctaaagatgactttatctagtttacaatttagcctcagaaatcaatttccgacttataacgaagtgtgtagccttttttgagttaacgtatataaaattcaacatttttatgaactctttctttttgtgttggttttgtctttcaatttgattcaaatagatgaaatttgttagaatttggattagttcttgctggtctttcatccttcttctatcatgaaatttgacttccttcatattttcttgaatcaatgtaaatagaaatgcaatttttactagatgtaatgccttagaacatattatttatgattacaatacagttttcaaactttttttgttaaagatgagtttatctagtttaaaatttagtttcaaaaatcaatttcagacttataacgaagtgtgtagacttttttgagttaacatatataaaattcaacattttcatgaactctttccttttgtgttggttttgtctttctatttcattcaagatacatgaaattcgttaggatttggattagttctgcatggtctttcatccttcttctattgtgaaatttgacttccttcatattttcttggatcaacgtacatagaaatgcaatttttactagagctattgccttagaacatatttattgtaataacaatacatttttcaaactttttctgttaaagatgagtttatctagtctacaatttagtctcagaaatcaatttccgacttataacgaaatgtgtaaattttttgagtcaacatttttatgaactctttctttttgtgttggctttgtctttctatttgattcaagatagatgaaatttgttaggatttggattagttcttcttggtctttcatccttcttctattgtgaaatttgccttcctctatattttcttgaatcaacgtacatagaaatgcaatttttactagatgtaatgccttagaacatattatttgtgattataatacatttttcaaactttttctgttaaagatgagtttatctagtttacaatttagtctcagaatccaatttccgacttataacgaagtgtgtagctttttttttgagttaatgtatataaaattcaacattttatgatctctttctttttgtgttggttttttctttcaatttgattcaaatagatttaatttgttagaatttggattagttctggctggtcagGATGTTGATTGAAACGAGTCTTCGAGCTTTAGCTGGGAGAGGAATAACCGTTTGTAAAAAGGGTTGTTTAATGAGACTTACTTGAGCTCGGAACCTTTTAAGGTATGCTGCCGGGCTCTCTCTGGGAAGTTGTGTCACATCTGCAAGCTGTTGATACGACAACAGGTAATCTTCgggattggatggcttgttggagattctttcatgTATTGAAATCAGCGAAGGACATACTCCCAGCGttgccttgttgtcgtgtatccacgAGCGTCCCAGGACCATATCATAATTCAGATATTCTTTGACTATGTACAATTTAGCATGCGTCAGAGCATCACCCACTTTAACTTCAAGATCAATGTATCCATAGGCATATCTAAATTCTCCTTCTGAATTCCTGATTACGGTTGAGCTGTGAATAGCTTCCTGTTTTGAAATCTTTGCGGCTTTCAAAGTCTTGACAGTAATGATGTTGAATTCAGAGGCCGCATCGATCAATGTgttgtcgaactcgacatccttcaaacgagtgacggTCAAGAGTCCCCAATTCCCCTTGTTAGTTGCGTCTTCCAGGAAAGACTGAGGTTTCGAAATTGTTTCCCCTTCTGGATACAAACGTCTGCCTGAGACAATACGATTAAGGGAtgtaaatatgtcttgacgctgcaccttggagaaatacaggatttcacataaatgctccatcgaAGACTGTACAGTTTTTCGAACcgaatccccggaaatcatgcagctcctaataGGAAGAGGATCCCTATGAACACCTTTGTTTCCTAACTGGAGTTCTCCTGTCTCTACCTTTTCTCTGaaatgtgcttcaatttgttgcaatccttggtcgggtgatggacgaacctatggtaacggcaatatttgggatttgccatctCTTCCTCGGTCGGCGGACGTCTGATAGGGGGTAGCTTGATCGCGTTATCTTGAATACATGCCTCAAAGAGTTCTATGACTTCATTCATGGGAAATGGGAAGTAAGGAACTGTATCTTCAGTTTCTTGTACGGGAGTCTTGCCCGCTCCCTTTCGAGATGAAGTTGTCTGCGCTGGagctgcacgcttgggttgttgttctgttgctgaagctttcctttttcctccttcgcccaccACGCTCACATAAGGACCAGTGTTatgagacgcctgcttcctcgactctcacgtgtaTCTTCGTTTCAATCAATTCTGGTTCTCTCCAAAAATGCTGGGGTCGTTGTGGCTGAACGCTTAgcggcttcatggagctcagaaaatgtttgaaagcccaaattctctaacaaagcacggtatatgggaaccatttcattaatgcataactccaccaacTGGCATTCGGTGACATTcagatcatgaaaatccaacgcttgaatcttgaatctcttaacgaagtcgtttggatgttcgttgtttcatTGAAAGATTCTccccaagtctgaaaaggtgatccgctcagacacgaagaaatacttcatgtagaaggcactgaccatctcactccaattggatatgctgctaggtgcgatgttgttgtaccaggtgtacgctcttccagtaagcgactttgagaactctttcaggcggagaacatgatTATATTCATGTTCCCCTAAAGATTCCagaaatcgagagatatgttcacgagtgttaccagtaccatcataaagggagaaCTGAAGAGAGATGTATCCTTTTCGAAGGGGAATTTGTTGCACGTCTTGAGGgtacggaggttgatgctggtgcatgtccattgGATTTACTTTGCCCCGGTTTTGAAGGAGTCGCTCCATGTCTTCACGTGTGACGAAGTTGGACGGCTGGTTCATTTCCCACGGGCGTTTAGGGGCAACATGAGCTTCTTCATCCATGTAGGCACGtgctgctgaagtgcctgctccGGGTGTGTTGAAGAtgctccttgttggctccagaggTTGTGGTGACTCTTGCGGTAATCACTATGTTAATGTTTTGAGAaaagtaagtacctctttctAAGTTAaatccatgtccgtctgagccttagcaagaacttcctgcctttccatcaaatccccaatggtaatagggggttgtcctgcTCTTGTTCCTCCAGCCCCTCGTCCTGACGGAGGAgtggcagttgctctggtgacgactggaggcgttacacttgaagaaatgccagggtttgcggctgctctggctctagtgataggaggtgtcacaccCACTGGAATATCCCCTGCTCCGCTGGTGTCGGTGGTAGAGAACGTAATTCCACGATATGCATTGATCGTATTGACGGGCTGTACGGTAACGCCACTGACCGGGATATCGACGCTGAGAGTGTTGTCAGCATTAGTTCCATCGAAATTGGTTGCtgacccagacctaagatccatcatttcgaaattaataatattgaatttagttttgaagaaattgacttcacaaccgagagattaatctcccactgtggtcgccaattgtttatgggtgaaaactgtttctactggttttggtaaatttgggtgtgtgtggatgagaaacgcatctaaaccctaaaaaaatgcactgcacgggcgtgcttttgattcgagagatcaatctatacatttctggcctaaaccaagaaatggtcgttccagacttgcttcggtcacaaagtgaaggagatatggttgatcttagggagggaagcgaagaaggtgttgagattatgaaggtgttgagattatgaaggtgttggctatttatgacttgtatcagaatgttgaaatggcttgcacaatgtaagctatcagttctgggtgttttcttgatactgatgacaacacttgattttttctgtgttgtttgaagataggtcgaagaacctatttatacaagtcatttgagcgcaaccctcatctcataggaagttgagtgatggagtagtggggtatgtaggtgattgtcacacggtCACGCCTTtgttcacttccctcatcatcgttaatcatccatgcctcctgacacgttctcgtaatgggcgcgttgcacgccgcacgctgtaaaccgccagaccaatacccctgtaagtatcccacagtttgtgacatgtttaatgtctcgaatgagtgggtcaggtcgtgggacccgccgcaggaaatagcatacggtgttattaacttaaataactgagttatttatgaaattgatattcatgaaatatcgtgtatgttcgatgcatgtaatgcatcgttttaaagcaagcagctcaaaacaatcgatatgcacaaagcatcgctgttttaatgcttgattgaataagtcgcggatgaagcgtcttaaaatggcagcacgtccaaccatctttgagtgatcgtctGGAAGCtgcatgggcgggccaccatctggtcgatcactccctgtgacagagtggcggacggtgattattgaggcgcttcattgatcacctaatttttaatccaagccgtccgaccaagatggcaaagttggacggacgagatgatttacgacacatatttgctTCCGTTGATGGATTTGGAGGTgtgcaacatcccctctttggcttgaccgaatctaagcatggccgctaattttggtgggactaaccaggcatgcgtgtagacggttcgctggcgtgcatgcctatacctctcggtcccacaaagattcgatctgggccactcaatttgaccggcaaagatgagtggtcgtgatcgatttgcgattgAAATATATTGTCGCAAAGGTTTCAAAGTCGTGTGGCATGCCTCCTTTCGAGGAAAcgggccctagtctgcataggtcgTCCGGTCACACGGAAA comes from Papaver somniferum cultivar HN1 chromosome 7, ASM357369v1, whole genome shotgun sequence and encodes:
- the LOC113296361 gene encoding uncharacterized protein LOC113296361, which produces MPISTPIGGGDVRIWMPEFKGDLIVSSAKELIRQKYPKFDGAAILWRKEVHPTLAALNWKFMRNACATFAGRAWNWIDDVFNLTPNDNLVVSCKAAQGRSTMIRDLWRLANLVIRSELWAARNRVVFQRQQPSWSLFFKRVVKLIQEYFIRLRGYMQNCAEDVLLLDYFRVVHRSVKHQQPVEVFWQPPDENELQICCDGAARGNPGIVGAGVVARDANCAVIGAMSIGLGVTTNFLAELYGIIVGLEWAMQWGFERICVRSDSFSVVEAFKNSSIPWFSRSRWLAICRHYVSIRFIHTFREANFAADKTAKRGCLLANEVGVHYVGRPPLLNSVEYPNVSYYRFK